GTTCAGGCAATACAGCATTGGCTGGAACTACACCCAATTTTTTTTGATTAGCGAGTGTTTTTTCGCGATAAGCATCCCAGCCATCGTCAAATTTTCCTTTATAAGCATCGCTCCAAGAAGCAGCAACCTGATGAGGTGCATGAACAGCTGCTGGAGAATAGTATAAAAAGAATGGTTTTTCTGGTGCCACCTTATGTTGTCTGGTAATATAACTAATAGCTTTATCCGTAATTTGTTCACTAAGATGTCTTCCGTCTGGAGTTACATGTGCCTGATCTTCTATCAAATCTGGTTTATACTGATCAGTCGCTGACCCCAGGAATCCGAAGAAATGCTCAAATCCTTTACCTGTTGGCCATCTGTCAAAAGGTCCAGCATCTGTCGCGTCTTCATCGGGAGTCACACCATATTTACCTACGCCAAAAGTATTGTATCCTTTGTCACGTAAAATCTCAGCAATCGTACCATTTTTTGAAGGTAATCTTCCATCCCAACCTGGAAACCCTGCAGACATTATCGTATGTGAGAATCCACCAACATGGACCTTATGAGAGTTACTTCCTGTCAATAAAGCCGAACGTGTAGGAGCACAAATCGCCGTAGTATGAAAATTAGTATATCTCAATCCATTGTTGGCCAGACTCTCTAATACTGGTGTTTCGATTAAGCCTCCAAAAGCACTTGAAGCTCCATACCCTACATCATCTAAAATAATCCAAACCACGTTTGGAGCACCTTTGGGAGCAGTAACTGGTTCTGGCCAATATTCTTTTGATTCAGCCAATGTTTTACCAATAACGCCTTTAAAATCAGCATCCGGTTTATTTTGGGCAAAGCCAAATTGTGCAACAAGTAAGGCTGTAATCAAAAGCCCTTTTTGTGGGCTTTTGATGATACTATTATATTTTATATCTTCCATTTTATCTTAATTTTATATGGTTAATTATTAATAACCTGGATTTTGTGGTAGTCCGACTGGATTAATACTTCGTTCACTTTGCGGAATTGGATACAAATTGTTACGTTCTGAAACAGAATTTTTCGCAGTAACTTTTTTAACTTCAGTAACCAAAGTTCCCCAACGAACAAGATCAAACCATCTTTGTCCCTCTTGAACAAATTCTTTTTTTCTTTCTTCGCGAATAGCTTCTCTAAGTTGGTCAGTTGTTAACCCAACTAAATCTACTGTTACATCTGGCGTAGTGATTGCTTTTCCAAAAGCTCTTCTTCTTACTTGATTTACATATTCAAGAGCTTCAGTAGTTGGCCCGGCACTTTCATTAGTTGCTTCTGCAAAAGACAACAAGATATCTGCATAGCGAATTAGTGGAAAATTAATAGCAACATTACTTGGTGTAGCTAAATTTGTAAGATCTAAATATTTACTAAAAATTGGTTTTGGAAAAGTGTAAAGCGTTCCTGTAGCAGGATTCAATAACTGTTTCGTATAACTCACATCTCTTCTTTTGTCTCCAGCTTCATAAATATCATAAAACAAGGCTACATCCGAAATAATATCCGCTGGTTCTGTGGCTGTAAATCCAGTAAAAGAAGTTGCTTGCCAAGTATTTCCACTTGAACCATTACCTGCCTGATTCTTTTCGAATTGTACAGAAAAAATATGCTCTTTTCCATTCTTTTTTGCTTTATTGAATATATCTCCAAAATTTTCAAAAAGGGCATAACCGTAACCTCCATTTATAACTTCATTAGCTTTAAGAATAGCATTTGGCCAATCTTTTCTAGTCAAATAGACTTTCGTTAATATAGCTTTTGCAGCTCCCGAAGTAGCACGACCAGCCTCATTGGCAGCATAAGTAAGCGGTAAACTCTCTGCTGCTGTCAAATCTGAAATAATTTGAGCATACACTTCATCTACTGTCGCTCTTTTCGTTTTCAAACCCTCTACATTAATTGAAGTTGGTTCATGTAAAACTATTGGAACTCCTCCCCAAAGACGAACCGCCTGAAAATACAATAACCCACGAATGAATTTTGCCTCATTAATCAATCTAGTTTTTACAACATCCGAACCTGAAACTTTTGGAATATTGTCAATTGACACATTAGCTCTATTGATACCGTTATAAATTTGACGCCAAGCCACTTGAACACGATCTGAAGTCGCATCATGAGTTAAACTACTCAATGCTCTTACCTGAGGATTCGTCGCCGAAACCCCAGCTGCAGCATAATCAGAAGCCATATCGGTCAAGAAATAAAGATTTCTTCCAAATAAACTTTGTTCTCCTGGATCAAGACTTAAAGATGCATAAACTGCAGTTACACTGGCTATGGCATCATCCTGAGTTATAAAAAATTTATCT
The Flavobacterium sp. 5 DNA segment above includes these coding regions:
- a CDS encoding RagB/SusD family nutrient uptake outer membrane protein; amino-acid sequence: MMKKIIITFILSAGLFVSCTDLEVTPTSFTTEDKFFITQDDAIASVTAVYASLSLDPGEQSLFGRNLYFLTDMASDYAAAGVSATNPQVRALSSLTHDATSDRVQVAWRQIYNGINRANVSIDNIPKVSGSDVVKTRLINEAKFIRGLLYFQAVRLWGGVPIVLHEPTSINVEGLKTKRATVDEVYAQIISDLTAAESLPLTYAANEAGRATSGAAKAILTKVYLTRKDWPNAILKANEVINGGYGYALFENFGDIFNKAKKNGKEHIFSVQFEKNQAGNGSSGNTWQATSFTGFTATEPADIISDVALFYDIYEAGDKRRDVSYTKQLLNPATGTLYTFPKPIFSKYLDLTNLATPSNVAINFPLIRYADILLSFAEATNESAGPTTEALEYVNQVRRRAFGKAITTPDVTVDLVGLTTDQLREAIREERKKEFVQEGQRWFDLVRWGTLVTEVKKVTAKNSVSERNNLYPIPQSERSINPVGLPQNPGY